In Sebastes umbrosus isolate fSebUmb1 chromosome 7, fSebUmb1.pri, whole genome shotgun sequence, the sequence cgtctctgagcagctgtcaatgactggcgaactccgatcaaacggtcaaactaggcagtgctgatcaaatatgaatcaatattctgttactgtaatgcctatttctatcctcaaatgttttcagaaacatcttgtagtgtactgtttagctgtaaaatgagaaagtttgtcgcccggcagccatgttgagatctgctgaggaaataccaagcaccgcccaccagccggagcacagccaataggaacgctcgctctctctgaaatgacctgtgattggtcaaagtctccagtcacaggctagattttctaaaacctgaaaacagagccatgaggaggtgcagaaaaatagttttctctctgaacacttgaattacaatatgctgaaaggttattatggcatttttgaccaataatgccaaaaacttgttgcctactgaagctttaataatcTGGATATcctatagagaacctttaaaggataggttcacaatATTGTTCATAATAAGTCCTTGTTCTGTGCTAAAATGTATCTCAAAGTTTATCTGAAGTTCATGTGCGGCTTTGGCACCATGATACCTTTCCAGAGTTGTACAATCCTGTCTGTGAGTGTTATTGTACAGTCTTGATAAACCTTTAAACGCATTAATCTGTTACacaaactggacttcctggatcGCATTTCAATGTCTCACCGGTACCTTAACAACACGCCCCACCAACGCAGACGCAGGTCTGAATCTCCGCTGACTGGGCGTTAGGCCAGGGATCTGGAGCTCTGAGGTTGCTATTTACCCAACTGAAGAGTGCATCTTTTACATTCAtggttcacatttaaaaagtctTGCAGTCAGATTGAAAGACTAAAGAGCATGAGAGGCACGTTTTCACTTTTTATCAACAGGAAATACTTCCTCTGTTGCTCAGACTGCCTAGAGCACTGAAACACAATTAGACatggaggatgagaggaaagagaagtaAATAACAATTTCAGAAATGCATTGAATACAATAAAACTATTATATGTATGACTTCATAAATATATGTTGATTATAACGAAGGATAATTCTATTTCACACTTCTGCTGTCCATCAGCAGTTATAGTAATTCTTGTTATTAGAAGGTTACAAGATGTCAAGTATAAACATTTATTCTGTAACAGCAGTCTTTCTGTTTACATCTGCCTGCCTGCATATCATAACTCATCCATCATGTAAACAGTAGACTGATAATGTGCCATTTTTCATATCCCAGCAGCGCTTCTCTGCCGCCTGGATTatatttcttctcctctcctccgccTCTGTGTGACAATGAGGCGCTGTGCCTCGCTTATCAGCACTGAAACACCGTGACAGACTGGAGCTGGGCTGCCCCAAAATGGTGGCATTTACCTCCCAAAAACACAACTGGGAAAGTCATTTACACTGCAAGGTGaggctttttctctttccctcttttcaCGCCGCGATTTTCGTTCTCttgcagcaaaaaaaatgatcGGCTGAATTGTGCGGCACACTATGCTTTCCTCTGTGGTGTCTGTCGTTTAAAGTGATTGGGCCTTGGAGAGACATTTTTGTTGCTCTCGTGATTTAACAGGAAACAAGGAAGCAGATTCAACATCAGTTGTTTTGTATAAACCCAAACATCATCCAGCTCTGGTTCAAATGAATAGAAATATCATTGTACACAAAGCCATCTTTGACCATCAAGTATCTAACTTTGAGTGAATACTCCACATATCAGAAGCAGCTTTATTGGCCAAGTAAGTGTGTGCACATACAAGGACTCTGGGTTTTGTTACTCTCAATGTACTTGCACAGAAATGATATGATACACTTGACATAAGCCTATGCTATATTTCTATCACAGCTGTGTAAAGCCAGTAAATGAACGGTTAGGGAACACAACAACTACATGTCTAATCTGATATCTACAATGTAAACAAACTCACGTACGCTTCAGCTCCAGGGTTATTAATTACCTGACTGAGGTGTGTATCGCGTCATTGCTGCGTTACAGCCCTCCTGACATAATCCAGATTACTTGGATGTCAGTGGAGAGTGGAGATTACTGCTCCGTAATGAGTGATTTAGGTATAATTGCGCTGACGGAGCACGAGTATTGCTTTTCCGCTGAGGGGGTACCAAATGAAAACGTGTGATGGTCTGAGAGCAGAAAGCTTGTGtttatatttgaatatattatGAATGCAAATTTACCATTTGGAAAACCataataactatttttttgctgtgtgttgtcagttcattaaaagatcaatcaatcaatctgagAGTGAAAGCAGATTTCAATCCTGTTACTAATAGCGAcattaaaaaatgcaaatattcaCAATTTTTTGGCGCTGTAATGTGGTTTAGGTAAGGAGTGAGgaaaaatatcattattatcattaatatcatttacaaaaaagaaaatcattacACCCGAAaacatcttaaaggaacagtgtgtaacatttagggggacctgttggcagaaatggaatataatattaataagtatgttttctttagtgtataatcccctgaaaataatcgtgttttcgttaccttagaatgagacgtttatatctacatgggGAGCGGGTCCCCTTCTCGGAGCCGGcccccatgtttctacagtagcccacaaaggacaaaccaaatactgacTCTATATacggccattcacgttttcacattttcacgtcggccactgtagctctcctACATACTTGGCACACGGAAGAAGTTTCGGGATtttttgcaatctgcaatctcaccactagatgttgccaaatcctacacactgcacctttaagacaaGCTCCACTAACTCCCTCTCACAGTTTCTAAAGAGAGAGTTTGCTCACATTcactgaaagctccagaaaactAATATTTAGGTcaagaattaactttcatgctCATCATTAGACTTATGAAGTAGTAGACTCCACTAATCACATTTCTTCCGGTTCCTtcgtctggaggtcaatgggtttatttaatgggtttttagttagatgcctgaaataaggtctgtggttaacacaagctgaagagattttaataatttaatctacgatgtaaaatatgtcagtaaatactCCACTCGtggattttgaagcttttacgtgtctacaaaaaggcggttgctaacaagtggctaaatgagactagtaaacgtcatcacgctaaCTTGTCCGCCATTACATCCTCGTTACTCACACTCAtgtgactgtggtgtagtttgtttatagcctaacgttagctttttacttctgccgattgtatttacaattaaaaaatcttaaaagtggtgttcatttgtggagactacgtgtaagtatcataaacgcaGAGCTtaatttctgcaataatccaaaaaacaatggaaaaaaaaatcacagttttttttgtcaaagaacCAGAGTgatgttttacttcctgtttggcctacaaaaatacatcatcccttgAGCCCTCTATGTTCTGCAAGCTTCAGGTAGTTTTGACTCCAAACCACCTCCGCAAACTTAAACCCATTCTTGTTCcacatttccattttctgtcCCAATTTCACCCCAAAACAGCAACATCTTGGTCAGCAATCATTGCATCACTACACAATCCTATTATGTACTCATGAAATAGAAGCTCAAAGTTTGTgaaactcctctcctctctgactcCACTCTGCTAATATAGAGGCTTTCTTACCAGGGCCTACTAGTACCAGCCTATATACCCTGTCCTCCTGTTTCCATGACATAATCTGGAAACAGTTTCCATCAAACAACAGTGCTGATAGTATTCTTCtccttgtgtttgtttcagcTGACTACTATAATCAGTGGATCACATCTCTGACCACCTGTTACCACAGAGAGCCACAGGTGTCTTTAGGTGAGTATGTAGTAagagacagatttatttatttatattaagcAGAATTTGAGCAGGAAGTACACACAGTTCCCTTCTCTTTCAATGCACACTCACCTTTACAATCACATATTAGTACTATTAGTAAAATTCAACATGTTGCATGCcctataaataaatcaaatagtAGCCTATCTGTCCTTGGGTAAGACATTGAACCTATAACAGCTCCCTGGCTGTGTAAAAGTCTTATTTAAAGCTGTAGAGACAGTCTGTGTCGCTGTCCATGGTATCTGTAGAGACAGCCTATAATAAACAGTATAATGAACACAGGAgatgtgttatattatatatatagaaagACATAATGAagaaggaagcagcagcagatgggTCTCACTAATCTCCTCTAACTGTATAAGGCTTTTAACTACTCTTTTCCCATCGTTGCCAATTAACAGCAGCAGGTTTACTTACTCTTGGTGATCTTCTGCAGCCCCAGCACATCATCGGGTGTTATTACGGTATTTCTGCGCAGCTCTTCTTCAGTTCTCACCGGGATCCCCATGTCTGACGAGTTGCAGCCTTGCTGCACTTTCATGTCCAGCAGGAAGAGATCGGATCTTGCAACCTGTCAAGGCTTTTCTTTCTGATGCCCTCGGCGTCACCGCTGCAGGAGAGCAGATTTAGTTGCGTCGCAGCCTTTTTTAGTTGCGCGCTTGTCTTTTAATACACCTCACAGCAGACTCAggctctgtgctgctgctgctgctacaagAATAACTcattctcctccccttctccTCGATCCGGGAAAAGATAGAAAATCAGCCCCTTagctcccctcccctcccctacCGCGCTCAAGGCTCATCGGTTCTCTCAACAAGCTATTTAATCCAAATCCTGCAGCTTTAAACCGACcgaccgctgctgctgctggtgctggtggtggtggaggtgcgTGGTGGCTCACAGTCTGCGCGCCTCGTCATCTGCTGCTGATACACCAGTGAGAGGAGAGCGTGCATGGCTGGCTGGGCTTTACTCACGAACAGTAACTGATTACTGCAATACTCACACATCAGCTCCTACATCCGGTGAGGCAGAGGTTCACAGGTGCCACAAATAACATCTTAAGTATAGAAATTGTAATatagtataattatatataaataaataaataatgataataaataaatgtttatgttCACTGTTCACCTCAACAGGTAGCTGAAGGTATCATCACGTGTCCTGTGCTTTTAAAGCAGTTTTaatgttcatttgtttttgttttttggccacCTGGGGGCAGAAGAACAACCTGTAAATGTAACATGAACATATTATCACCCTTACAATGTTGTTACGCTCAAAAACAATTACCTGTTCAGCAGACACTGATAGTTGTGGAAGAATATTcagaacttttacttaaagggactgtttgtaacttcttacaggtaTAAGTCACCCGGGTCCGTGttccatgcgcgctcgcgtgtggctacactgttcagacaagactccaacacaaactacacggaagcaccaaaaccgcaaagttaaatctagtgaagcccgtcttgcaaaacagtgttggccgcggtcttAACGCGgtcttaacggccacaggtgtcgctgttaacaagcatttttgattcttacaaatagtcccttcaagtaaaagtagtaaaaccatagtgtaaaaatactcctttacaagtaaaagtcctgcattcaaaatcttacccGAGAGAGTACAAAAGTATTACCATCAAAATAGACTTAAGGTATATACTATTAAGtatcaaaaagtaaaagtagcctacttattatgcagaataacccatgtcagaataatatatattatattattacacggctttgttgaatactcgattctgattggtcaaacacggcgttctacggtacattgctatgtataacagcccgttgctatatataacagaccgttgctatgtataacagaccgtcgctaagGGCACAGTTCTAATGTCGGACgttggcggaccgtttttgtgtcaagttattgatttcttaggtaagtagccgtgtaataagcgtgataatgtacagctatcagttcattgttgtgaaataaagcccttcagggcgatgagagacccttCCAAgactgtcagggtttatttcactacaatgaccggcttgctgtacattatcccttacttattggattataattattgatgcattactgtatccatcacattaatattgcagctggttaTTGTGTGGCATATTTTTAAATACTTAACTGCTGGGCAGCTTAATCTACAATgatatatcataatttattagttagtttacattattaattcaaaatatatatcTGTAAACTAAAGCTGTcggataaatgtagtgcagtacctcaaaattgtacttaagtacagtactggggtaaaagtacttagttacattatATCACTGGACACTgaacaacatcagcattcatttggagtcatgtttctgctTTCAAGTCCAATATTTAATCtgcttttagctctgttttggtcccTACCAACTCCTGAAGAAAATATCTGGTACTTTAGCTGCTCAATGCTTCAGCTAGTCTTTAACTTTTTAACTTTGTACGGTGGGTTGAAAACAGCTGACTGAAGCTACTGAACGaggttgatgagagcagtgagactcAACCAAAACCGCAAAGATGTGAGTCAGAAAGCCACTGTTATTAAAACATATTGGTTAGTGACACTTATAAGACCATTATGACCCTTAAGCAAAATACACAAAAGCAGGGAATCAAAGACAGAGATGAGACTGATCTTTCacctttataatatttttatttcattttatcttCATTGGAAAGTTGCTTTCCAGATGCCAGCATCCCTGAGAAAGTGTAAAATGCAAATCTTCCGGACAGCCCCATCAATGAGCTGGAATGGGGCCAGCCAAAAAGATATTCACATCTGCAAAACACAACCCTGCACAGCCACCTTTCCCTGGCCGGtgccctcttcctcttcctctcagtgAAGTGAGCCTGAGATGAAGAGCTATTGCCTCCCTCTGCTGGGCAAACTTACTGCAGGGCATGTGCAGAGCTGAGCGCTGTCCAtggtagtactttgtgaggagTGATATGATTGTTTATCCCTTTACTCTCTAAAATCTGTGGATCCCAGGAGAGGGAGAGCGCTTTAATTGGCATCATGTCAGCTAGAAACAcatagtaaataaaaataaaataaaagggtTATAATAGCATTGAAACAAACTAATAAACACAAACTAATCCCCTATAATCCCCCCCGTTCGTAATCGTTCTATGAGGTCGTAGACAGAGAGCATTGCTACAGTTTTTACCGGTGTTGCAGTTACTCTGGAAGTCTGAATCATTCACGATGCCACATACTCCCGAATCCTACCAGTAAAAGCATAACAATATTCAAAAGCCATTAGCTTATGTGGCTAGGTGGCTGTTGAAGAATTTCCAAGGGATGGTTAGCAGCGTGGCAAGCCGGACCCCTCTGATATTCCTTCCTGTTAGTGTGCTGTTAGACTCTTCTCTATGCGGTCATCTCGAAGCAGCCTCTGCGGTGCGTCTGCATGTCTCTCACCCTGCGCATGGACTGGATCTGGGGGTGCTGGGCTCCCCACTCGTTCCAGTGCTTGAAAGGGCCCATCTCAAACACGTACTGGAAGCCACGGTATCCAGGGTACTGGTAGCCCACCCAGCTGTGtggggaagaagagagaaacaTGTGAACATCAAAGTTGTGTGTCCTTTTTagttttcatttctttctgaTGGGATAGAAATGACTTACGTTCCACCGGTGACCTGAATGCTGGCAACGCGGTCCTGGAAGCCGTAAGACCACAGGCTTGGGATATCCTCGTCGCACACCTCCATCTTACGGCCCTCGAAGTTTGGACATTCAAACAGGCAAATCTTGTGATCCTGAGGATCCTGTAAGAGACACACATCACATTTATAATTAGTAACTGTTGACCACTTTTCATACAGATGCTGCAGATGTTGTTGGTGCAGCTCTCTGTCCCAGATCTTAGCcaataaatagatttaaaacaacaaaagtccAGTCAGGATCACCAAGGTTAGATGAAGTGCAAAAGTACGCATGAATATGATTATTGTTGTTTAATactgattatgttttttttttagatgccAGGACCAAACCTTTTGGggaaaacacagattttttttagtcTGAACATCGTCAAATTTAAACATAGTGGTGTGAAAAATATGTCAGCTAATAAAAGCTTTAATCCAAAAATACTGTCAGTGGAATGAGcctataaatacacatttaactGCAGCCATAAAAAGCACTTTCCGTAATGTGCCAATAGAAGATGGATGAGAGGTGCAAATGGAGATAGACAAAAATCAGCACTTAGACAGGAAGTGCAGCGTAAAAAAACCCCAACAGACTGATCCCAACTCACCATTTTGACGGGCCTGACGGACATGAAGCGGTCACACCTGTAGCTGTTGGACCAGGTGTCCCAGCGGGGATACTCTCCCTTCTCCAGCATGAACATCTCACCAGTCATGTTCTGCTGCTCGTAACCCACCCAGCtggatagaaagatagatacatattttacttagatATACAGTGTTGTGACACATATCTTGATGGCAGGTGTATCAACTTACGGTCCACACTCCACCCTGATGGAGCCGATTCTGTCGAAACCCTTCTCGCACAGGTTACGGCACTCTCCGAACAGGTCCATCCTACGGCCTTGGAAGTTCTCATATTCATAGAGGTATATCTGAAAGGTGAAACAAGCtgaatgcatttatttctgaagtaaaaacattttcaatgcagaaTTTTAGGCTTagtttttagaaaaaaacaaaacaaaacagtagagGTACCTTGTGATTGCGCAGCCCAATGGTGGCAGAGTGGCTGCCAATGCTACCTTGAGCACCTGAGTGAGACATGATCAGATCTAGAGAGAGAAGCACAGAGTCAGTCAGCC encodes:
- the crybb1l3 gene encoding crystallin, beta B1, like 3 — its product is MSHSGAQGSIGSHSATIGLRNHKIYLYEYENFQGRRMDLFGECRNLCEKGFDRIGSIRVECGPWVGYEQQNMTGEMFMLEKGEYPRWDTWSNSYRCDRFMSVRPVKMDPQDHKICLFECPNFEGRKMEVCDEDIPSLWSYGFQDRVASIQVTGGTWVGYQYPGYRGFQYVFEMGPFKHWNEWGAQHPQIQSMRRVRDMQTHRRGCFEMTA